The proteins below come from a single Molothrus ater isolate BHLD 08-10-18 breed brown headed cowbird chromosome 3, BPBGC_Mater_1.1, whole genome shotgun sequence genomic window:
- the CITED2 gene encoding cbp/p300-interacting transactivator 2, translating to MADHMMAMNHGRFPDGSGGLHHHPAHRMGLGQFPTPHHHHQQQQPPQQHAFSALMGDHIHYGAGSMNASSGVRHAMGPGSVSGGHPAGSMPPPARFSGSQFMAPPVASPGGQLSASMQLQKLNNQYFSHHPYPHSHYMPDLHAGSHQLNGGSQQHFRDCNPKHGGGGGGSGLPPAVPHVPAAMLPPNVIDTDFIDEEVLMSLVIEMGLDRIKELPELWLGQNEFDFMTDFVCKQQPSRVSC from the coding sequence ATGGCAGACCACATGATGGCCATGAACCACGGGCGATTCCCCGACGGATCCGGCGGGCTCCACCACCACCCTGCGCATCGGATGGGCTTGGGGCAGTTTCCCACCCCccatcaccaccaccagcaACAGCAGCCGCCGCAGCAGCACGCCTTCAGCGCCCTGATGGGCGACCATATACATTACGGAGCTGGGAGTATGAACGCGAGCAGCGGGGTGAGGCACGCCATGGGGCCGGGCAGCGTGAGCGGAGGGCACCCGGCCGGCAGCatgccgccccccgcccgcttCAGCGGCTCCCAGTTCATGGCCCCCCCCGTCGCCAGCCCGGGAGGACAGCTGAGCGCCAGCATGCAGCTCCAGAAGCTGAACAACCAGTACTTCAGCCACCACCCCTACCCCCACAGCCACTACATGCCGGACTTGCACGCCGGTAGCCACCAGCTGAACGGCGGCAGCCAGCAGCATTTCAGGGACTGCAACCCCAAgcacggcggcggcggcggcggcagcggcttGCCGCCCGCCGTCCCCCACGTCCCCGCGGCAATGCTGCCGCCCAATGTCATAGACACGGACTTCATCGACGAGGAGGTCCTCATGTCCTTAGTCATCGAAATGGGGCTGGATCGCATCAAGGAGCTTCCCGAGCTGTGGTTGGGACAGAACGAGTTTGACTTCATGACAGACTTCGTTTGCaaacagcagcccagcagggtgAGCTGCTGa